In Prochlorococcus marinus CUG1435, the genomic window GTATTACCTTATAGAGATAGGTTACAAGTTTTTAGTAAATATCTCCAGCAATTAGTAATGGAATCATTAGGAAAGAAATTTAATAGGAATGGTGAAGTAGTTAATCAAGGTATTTCCGTTTTTGGTAATAAAGGATCTACAGATCAACATGCTTATGTTCAGCAACTGAGAGATGGTATTGATAATTTCTTTTGCATTTTTATTGAATTATTAGATTCTCCATCTACTAATATTTTCGAAGAAAAAGAGAATCCTAAAGAATATCTTTCTGGTTTTTTGCAAGGAACCAGATCAGCACTCTCTAGTGAAAACAGACAAAGTATAACTATTACGTTAGAAAAGTTAAATTGTTTTTCACTAGGTGCCTTAATCGCTTTATTTGAGAGGGCTGTATCCTTCTACGCTGAATTGGTAAATATAAATGCATATGATCAACCTGGAGTTGAAGCTGGAAAGAAAGCAGCTGCTAATATTATTGAGTATCAACAAAAAGTAAGTAATTTATTAAATGAAGGTGGAGAATATTCTATAAATGACATAACATCATTATTTGATAATTCAGTTAGTGAACCTATATTTTTCATACTCCGTGAAATGTGTTTCGGTAATGATAATTATTTAGTTAAAGGCGATTGGTCAAATCCAAATTCATTAGTTATTCAAAAAATAAATTCTTAAACAACAATATTCATAATTTTTCCTTTAACAATTATTATTTTTCTTATTTCCTTATCTTGAGTCCATTTTAATATGTTAGGTCTTTTAAAAGTCAATTTTTTAATTTGATCTTCAGTCATATCATTATTAATATTTACTTTGTCTCTAACTTTTCCATTCACTTGTATTACTAGTTCATATGAATCTTCCTTTAGTGCCTCGGCATTAAATGAAGGCCAGTGTTCTAAATGTACAGATTTTTCAAATCCTATAAGATGCCATATTTCTTCTGCAATATGTGGTGCAAATGGAGCCAACAAAATACAAAATGTTTTTAAAGCATCAATTTTTAAATTATTGTTTACGTCATTAATGGAATTTGATAATGAATTATAAAACTTCATTAGTTCTGAAATCGCAGTATTAAATTGGTTATTTAATATGTCATTTGATATTTCCTTTATAGCAATATTCATTGACTTTATTAAACTTTTTTCTTTATCTGGATAGGAATCAAATTTACTATTTATATCTTTTGCACAATTTATATAAAGTTTCCAAATCCTGCTTAAAAATCTAAATTGTCCTTCAACATCTGTATCTCCCCATTCCAAATCTTTTTCTGGTGGTGCTTTAAATAATATAAACATTCTTGCTGTATCTGCTCCATATTTTTTTATAACTGATTCAGGGTCTATTCCATTATATTTAGACTTAGACATCTTCTCGAAAAGAACTTCAAGTTTAGTATTGTCAATTGGATCCTTAGGATTTGACAAGTCAGTAATATCGGAAGGAGAAACATATTTACCAGTTTTATTATTTTTATATGCTGCGGCCTGAACCATTCCTTGCGTTAAAAGTTTTTTGAAAGGTTCATCAATATCAAATAGTTCATTATCTCGCAAAGCTTTAGTGAAAAATCTTGCATATAACAAATGCAATATTGCATGCTCTACTCCTCCAACATATTGATCTACAGGCAACCACTTATTAATTTCATTCTTTTCAAATGGCTTAGTCGAACATTTTGAAGATGGGTATCTTAAAAAATACCAAGATGAACACATGAAAGTGTCCATAGTATCAGTTTCTTTTCTTGCCAATATTCCACATTTTGGACATGTTGTATTTATCCAATTATTATTATCACCTAAAGCATTAATCTTGTTAGCGGAGATTTCCATATCTTTTGGTAATGAAACTGGCAAATCCGATTGGTTTAAAGGAACAGCTCCACATTTTTTGCAATTAACGATGGGTATTGGACATCCCCAATATCTTTGTCTAGATATTAACCAATCTCTTAAACGATATTGAATCTTATTTTCGGCCCATCTATTATTTACTCCCTCCTCTGCAATTTTTAATTTAGCAATAGTATTTGCTAAACCATTATATTGATTTGAATTAATTAGATATCCATTTTCTACATAAGCATTATCAAGCTCCATACATTGTTCACTTTTATCCTTTACTATTACCTGTTTAATATCTATATTGTTTTTCTTAGCAAACTCAAAATCCCTTAAATCATGAGCAGGTACACCCATAACAGCGCCTGTTCCGTATTCATCAAGAACATAACTAGCCACCCAAATAGGTATAGGTTCAGAATTAACTGGATTTATTGCTATTAAGCTGGTTTTTATTCCAATTTTATCAAGTTCATTGTTTTTATTTTTTTTCAAATATTGTTTAAGTTTTTCTATATCTTGTAAGGTTGCCTGATTAGAAATATTTTTAATTAATGAATGATTAACAGAAATTGCTAAATAAGTAACTCCAAATAAAGTGTCAGGTCTTGTTGTGAATACTGTTATTTTCTCTTTTGGATTAGTAATAATATTGAAATTAATATTTGTACCAGTTGATTTTCCTATCCAATTATCTTGCATTATTTTTACTCTTTCTGGCCAGTTATCTAATTTTTCTAAATCATTCAATAATTCATCCGCATAATTGGTAATCCTTAAAAACCATTGCTTTAATGATTTTTTTTCAACTACTGCTCCAGATCTCCAGGATTTACCCTCTGAGTCAACTTGTTCATTCGCTAAGACGGTATTATCTATAGGATCCCAATTAACCTCTGATTCCTTTTGATATACAAGACCTGCCTTGTATAACTCTAAAAATAGATATTGTGTCCAAACATAGTAATCTTCATCACAAGTCGCAAATTCTCTATCCCAATCAACTGATAGTCCCAAAAGCTTTAACTGTGACTTCATATGAGAAATATTTTTTTTTGTCCAGACACTTGGACTAATTCCTCTTTCAATCGCTGCATTCTCAGCAGGCAAACCAAAAGCGTCCCAACCCATTGGATGTAAAACAGATTTGCCCTTAAACCTTTGGAACCGAGCTATTAAGTCTGTAATAACATAATTCCTAACGTGTCCCATATGAAGATTACCTGAAGGGTAGGGAAACATTGATAAGGCATAAAATTTATCGCTATTCTCAATTGATTCATCGGTTTTGTATAAATTGTTTTCTGTCCATATTGACTGCCATTTTTTTTCTATTTCAGATGGATTATATAAATTGGTATCAGTCTCATATTGTTGATCGGGAGAAATCACTTAATTTTTATTTGTTAAATTATTATTTTAATATCCATTGTATAAAATAGAAATAGATTGTTAAAAGTAATAATTTATAATTAAAATTTAAAATATATTATCTACAAATGAAAAATATAACTTTTGAAAAATATCAAGGTAACGGAAATGATTTCGTAGTAATTGATTCTAGAGGAAATGATTTATATAAAAATTACAAGACAAATAAAATATTTGATATAAAACAAATTTGCAACAGGCAATTTGGTATTGGAGCAGACGGTGTGATTTTTATAGAAGAACCTAATGATGATAATTATGCAAAAATGATAATTTATAATTCTGATGGTTCTGAAGCACAAATGTGTGGAAACGGCATAAGGTGTTTAGTTGAGTATCTCCACGTAAATGATTCAATGAATAATAAAAATATAGAATATAAAATTGAGACTAAAGCAGGTTTAAAAATTGCAAAATATATAAATGATGAAATTACAGTAAAAATGGGAGTTCCAATTTTAGAATGTCAAAATATTCCAACAACAATTGAAAAAAAAATAAATTCAATTCCTTCACACGAATTTATTGAGAAAGATTTTAATAATATGGGTTATGCCGTAGGAATGGGAAATCCTCATTTAATATTCTTTTTAAAAGACATAGAGTCAATTGTTCTTTCAAGACTTGGTCCTATATTTGAAAAAAATGAATTATTTCCTGAAAAAACTAATGTGCATTTTTGTCAAATTTTAAATAGAGATAATATTAAAGTAAAAGTATGGGAAAGGGGGGCAGGACCAACCTTAGCTTGTGGAACAGGTGCATGTGCTATCCATGTAGCAGCTTATAAATTAGGCCTTTGTAATTCACAAACCATAGTAACTTTACCAGGAGGTAATCTTAAAATTGATTGGTCAAAAGACGATTGTGAAGTCATGATGACCGGTAATGCTAAAAAGGTTTTCTCAGGATCAATGATAGTAAATTAATGGAAAATAATTTTATCTATTTTGATAATGCATCCACAACTCCATTATCTGAGAATGTTTTAAATATAATTAATTCAACTTACAGGAATTATTGGTATAACCCTTCATCTACATATGAGCTAGGGATAAAATGTTCTACATATCTTGAAAAAATTAGATCTAAAATTGCTTATATATTTGAAGCAGATCCAGAGGATATAATTTTTACATCTGGTTCTTCAGAATCGACAAATATTGTATTTAATAATATTTATGAGAACTTTAAAAATGGTAGAGTTGTTATTTCAAATGTTGAACATCAAGCAACAACTATTTGTGCTAATAAACTAAGAAAACAAAATTGGGATATTTGCCAATGGATGGTAAATAATGATGGAATTTTAAATATTTCAAATATCGAAAAAATATTAAACAATGATACTAAGCTTGTATCAATTATTTGGGGACAAAGTGAAATTGGGACAATACAACCTGTCCAATTTATTGGTTCGAAATGTGAAGAATTAAATATAATGTTTCATTTAGATGGAACTCAAATATTAAGTAATGGAATATTCAGTTGGAAAGATCTTAAATGTGATTTTTTAAGTTTATCTGCTCATAAATTTGGAGGTCCAAAAGGGATCGGTATTCTTCTAACAAAAGAAAAGTCTAGACAAATTTTAAAAAATAAAGACATATCACTTACTCAGGAATTTTCAATTAGACAAGGTACACAAGCTTTGCCATTAATTGCTGGAATGTATGAATCATTAAAGAATATTAAAGGAAAAATAAAATTATATGATTACATAACTGAATTTCCTTCTAGTAATATTAATAAACTTAAAAATTATTTTTTTCATAAAATTAAAGATAATAATCATATAAAGATTACGGGTAGTATTAACCATAGACTTCCCAATCATATTTCGTTTCTACTATTAAATAAACTTTTTGAGCCTATAATGGCATATAAGATTGTTAATTTCATGTCAGAAAATAAAATAGCTATAAGTAGTGGAAGTGCTTGTTCAAGCTCATCTGGGAAACCTAGTTCAACACTTAAAAATATTGGTTTAAAAGATGAAGAATTATATTCAAATATTCGTGTTACTTTAGGTTCAATAAACAATAAGTCAGAAATAGATAAATTTTTAGAACTTATTCAAATATGTATTGACAAATTTTAATGGAAACTAATTACAGACTACCTAAAGATTTGAATGAATCTCTTAAGAATATGGAGGATGCAATTGTTCCAAGTTTATTAGATTCAAACAAAAGATTTACTATAGAATTTAATTTTGAAGGATTGAAGTTTAACAGGATTGGAATAACTATCTACAAAGTATTATCTAAAAATAATAATGTATTCATAACATTTGCTGATCAAGGTGCTGTTGCTTTGGCTCAAAGAGACTATCCAGATATCAAAGATAAAATCTTTACTTTTAAATCATTTTATGAATCTAATAATATAAATAATATTGATAGTGTAATGATATCGATACTACCTCAGCCATATGATTTCGATTCATTTGAACCAATGTCTGATAATTATCAAGGTACGCATTATTCATTAAATCCAAAATTTGAAGATGCCAATATTGGTATAGGAAGTGTTATTAGAGATCGACGTAAAAACTTTGTCAAAACATGGAAAAATATTTATTTTCTTCAGCCTTTAAATAAAGCTGCTCTTATGCATATTTATCCAAATAACTGGTTGCTTTTCAAAGAAGAAAATAAAAGATATTACTTTAAAAAAGAATTTGAAATTAAACCCGATAATGAATCTATTTTTGTAAATTTATAGATTTAATGTGAAAAAAAAAATTCATTCATTTTTCTTAATTGTTCTTGTATTAGTAACATCTCCTTTCTTATTAAGATATTTACTAGCAAATCAGAAAATAACTATTTTAAATAGTTTTTATTTTAATTTCCCGGGAATTATAACTAAAAACAAAATATGTCCTACTTATGATGCTTTATTGAATCAAAGACTTGATGATTCCTTTAGTGTATCAATTATTAATAATAAAGGGGAAATAATAAGTTCCTACAATGAGCATGTTCCAAGGTTGCCAGCATCTAATCAAAAATTATTCTCATCAGCTTATGTTTTAAGTAAATATAAATTAAATAATAATTTAAAAACTTCCTTATTTAAAAATAAAAACGATTATTATTTACAAGGTCAAGGTGATCCAGATCTTAATTATGAAGATATAATCGAACTAATTTCAAATGTTAAAGAAAATAAAATTATTAATTTTAATATTGTAGAAATTGATTCAAAATTATATTGGCCTAATGGTTGGACAAATACTGATAAACTTTACGAATATGGTTCTCCAATTACAACTCTTGCAATAGAAAGTAATCACAATAAATATGATGATATTTATACAGTAAAAAATTTAATTAAAAATTATTTAAAAAATAAATTTCCAAATTCAAAAATAAATATAGATTTTTTTAACTCAGAAAAAACTTCTTATTTAAAAAATATTGAAGAGATAAATAAAATATATTCAACTCCAATTCTTTCATTATTAACTCTAACAAATTCTGAAAGCCATAATTTCACAGCTGAATCTCTCTTCAAAAATGCCTCAAATTCATGGAACGATAATGACTATATAAAATTGAAAAGATGGCTTGAAAATAAGGGCCTCCCAGTAAATAATGCATACTTTGCAGATGCTAGTGGATTGTCTCGTAAAAATAAAATTACGACAAACTTAGTTGTA contains:
- a CDS encoding aminotransferase class V-fold PLP-dependent enzyme, which translates into the protein MENNFIYFDNASTTPLSENVLNIINSTYRNYWYNPSSTYELGIKCSTYLEKIRSKIAYIFEADPEDIIFTSGSSESTNIVFNNIYENFKNGRVVISNVEHQATTICANKLRKQNWDICQWMVNNDGILNISNIEKILNNDTKLVSIIWGQSEIGTIQPVQFIGSKCEELNIMFHLDGTQILSNGIFSWKDLKCDFLSLSAHKFGGPKGIGILLTKEKSRQILKNKDISLTQEFSIRQGTQALPLIAGMYESLKNIKGKIKLYDYITEFPSSNINKLKNYFFHKIKDNNHIKITGSINHRLPNHISFLLLNKLFEPIMAYKIVNFMSENKIAISSGSACSSSSGKPSSTLKNIGLKDEELYSNIRVTLGSINNKSEIDKFLELIQICIDKF
- a CDS encoding DUF1995 family protein translates to METNYRLPKDLNESLKNMEDAIVPSLLDSNKRFTIEFNFEGLKFNRIGITIYKVLSKNNNVFITFADQGAVALAQRDYPDIKDKIFTFKSFYESNNINNIDSVMISILPQPYDFDSFEPMSDNYQGTHYSLNPKFEDANIGIGSVIRDRRKNFVKTWKNIYFLQPLNKAALMHIYPNNWLLFKEENKRYYFKKEFEIKPDNESIFVNL
- a CDS encoding D-alanyl-D-alanine carboxypeptidase, whose product is MKKKIHSFFLIVLVLVTSPFLLRYLLANQKITILNSFYFNFPGIITKNKICPTYDALLNQRLDDSFSVSIINNKGEIISSYNEHVPRLPASNQKLFSSAYVLSKYKLNNNLKTSLFKNKNDYYLQGQGDPDLNYEDIIELISNVKENKIINFNIVEIDSKLYWPNGWTNTDKLYEYGSPITTLAIESNHNKYDDIYTVKNLIKNYLKNKFPNSKINIDFFNSEKTSYLKNIEEINKIYSTPILSLLTLTNSESHNFTAESLFKNASNSWNDNDYIKLKRWLENKGLPVNNAYFADASGLSRKNKITTNLVVLFLDKMRYFNDFKAYQSTLSITGVRGTLAKRYVNSELSGKFFGKTGTLSNVFALSGFLYKNEKPIIISIIQNSYKIDKEKAFKLLRDIYYLKSC
- a CDS encoding diaminopimelate epimerase — its product is MKNITFEKYQGNGNDFVVIDSRGNDLYKNYKTNKIFDIKQICNRQFGIGADGVIFIEEPNDDNYAKMIIYNSDGSEAQMCGNGIRCLVEYLHVNDSMNNKNIEYKIETKAGLKIAKYINDEITVKMGVPILECQNIPTTIEKKINSIPSHEFIEKDFNNMGYAVGMGNPHLIFFLKDIESIVLSRLGPIFEKNELFPEKTNVHFCQILNRDNIKVKVWERGAGPTLACGTGACAIHVAAYKLGLCNSQTIVTLPGGNLKIDWSKDDCEVMMTGNAKKVFSGSMIVN
- a CDS encoding leucine--tRNA ligase yields the protein MISPDQQYETDTNLYNPSEIEKKWQSIWTENNLYKTDESIENSDKFYALSMFPYPSGNLHMGHVRNYVITDLIARFQRFKGKSVLHPMGWDAFGLPAENAAIERGISPSVWTKKNISHMKSQLKLLGLSVDWDREFATCDEDYYVWTQYLFLELYKAGLVYQKESEVNWDPIDNTVLANEQVDSEGKSWRSGAVVEKKSLKQWFLRITNYADELLNDLEKLDNWPERVKIMQDNWIGKSTGTNINFNIITNPKEKITVFTTRPDTLFGVTYLAISVNHSLIKNISNQATLQDIEKLKQYLKKNKNNELDKIGIKTSLIAINPVNSEPIPIWVASYVLDEYGTGAVMGVPAHDLRDFEFAKKNNIDIKQVIVKDKSEQCMELDNAYVENGYLINSNQYNGLANTIAKLKIAEEGVNNRWAENKIQYRLRDWLISRQRYWGCPIPIVNCKKCGAVPLNQSDLPVSLPKDMEISANKINALGDNNNWINTTCPKCGILARKETDTMDTFMCSSWYFLRYPSSKCSTKPFEKNEINKWLPVDQYVGGVEHAILHLLYARFFTKALRDNELFDIDEPFKKLLTQGMVQAAAYKNNKTGKYVSPSDITDLSNPKDPIDNTKLEVLFEKMSKSKYNGIDPESVIKKYGADTARMFILFKAPPEKDLEWGDTDVEGQFRFLSRIWKLYINCAKDINSKFDSYPDKEKSLIKSMNIAIKEISNDILNNQFNTAISELMKFYNSLSNSINDVNNNLKIDALKTFCILLAPFAPHIAEEIWHLIGFEKSVHLEHWPSFNAEALKEDSYELVIQVNGKVRDKVNINNDMTEDQIKKLTFKRPNILKWTQDKEIRKIIIVKGKIMNIVV